In one window of Burkholderia multivorans ATCC BAA-247 DNA:
- the malQ gene encoding 4-alpha-glucanotransferase, with amino-acid sequence MTTDIPIASLARAAGLQTGWTDAAGVPRRVDDDALFALVDALGWPCGTPVERVDSLAALVDADAAPPRMITADAGMPIALPATVAGPGARYRVTFETGGHVDGRVGGTSGDPLLPPIVRPGYHALDVGEQRIAIAIAPRRVRAAERLRGTPDAGNRWGIAAQLYGLRRAGDDGAGDYTALAQLATHAARHGAHAVAISPTHAGYPALPAHDSPYSPSSRRWHNVAYLDCRAVPGVGRVAGDEADGAADARLVDWPHVLPRKLRRLRARFDALRAGGGTALDGFERFRAAGGAALDAHARFDALQAFCVARGLGSDWRQWPAPWRMPTSVEVDAFAQAHADTVAFHAFLQWCAAHALTDAQQAARRAGMAIGLIADLAVGSDRAGSDAWAHGTTLLRGLSLGAPPDAFNAAGQAWGVTTWTPAALRANGFAPFIELLRAAFAHAGGIRIDHVLGFARMWVVPDGASARDGAYLHYPCDDLLRLVALEAARHRAIAVGEDLGTVPDGFRDRLGARGVAGMRVLWFEREPDGAFRPPSSWDRDALAMTSTHDLPTVAGWWRGIDLGWRRIAAEHEQARGRPADAGPEDRHVVSDTSDTTDASDTRDVNDTSDANDADTVEGTYADPDAAAARAATPDDLAERDAARAALWRALQQAGCAPNDAPPPPADAPPVGAVLAFVARSASPLAIVPLEDLLALDAQPNLPGPPCGHPNWRRRLPRTVDALFDADTRARIAALADARGTPERRA; translated from the coding sequence ATGACGACCGACATCCCGATCGCATCCCTCGCGCGGGCGGCGGGGCTGCAGACCGGCTGGACCGACGCGGCCGGCGTGCCGCGCCGCGTCGACGACGACGCGCTGTTCGCGCTCGTCGACGCGCTCGGCTGGCCGTGCGGCACGCCGGTCGAACGCGTGGACAGCCTCGCCGCGCTCGTCGATGCCGATGCGGCGCCGCCGCGCATGATCACCGCCGACGCCGGCATGCCGATCGCGCTGCCGGCCACCGTGGCCGGGCCGGGCGCGCGCTATCGCGTGACGTTCGAGACGGGCGGGCACGTCGACGGCCGCGTGGGCGGCACGAGCGGCGACCCGCTGCTGCCGCCGATCGTGCGGCCCGGCTATCACGCACTCGACGTCGGCGAGCAGCGGATCGCCATCGCGATCGCACCGCGCCGCGTGCGCGCGGCCGAGCGCCTGCGCGGCACGCCGGACGCCGGCAACCGCTGGGGCATCGCCGCGCAGCTGTACGGGCTGCGCCGCGCCGGCGACGACGGCGCGGGCGACTACACCGCGCTCGCGCAGCTCGCGACGCACGCGGCGCGACACGGCGCGCATGCGGTCGCGATCAGTCCGACGCATGCCGGCTATCCGGCGCTGCCTGCGCACGACAGCCCGTATTCGCCGTCGTCGCGGCGCTGGCACAACGTCGCGTATCTGGACTGCCGCGCAGTACCGGGCGTCGGCCGCGTCGCGGGCGACGAAGCGGACGGCGCGGCCGATGCGCGACTCGTCGACTGGCCGCACGTGCTGCCGCGGAAGCTGCGCCGGCTGCGCGCGCGGTTCGACGCGCTGCGCGCCGGCGGCGGCACCGCGCTCGACGGGTTCGAACGGTTCCGCGCGGCGGGCGGCGCGGCGCTCGACGCGCATGCGCGCTTCGACGCGCTGCAGGCGTTCTGCGTCGCGCGCGGGCTCGGCTCGGACTGGCGGCAATGGCCGGCGCCGTGGCGGATGCCGACCTCGGTCGAAGTCGACGCATTCGCGCAGGCGCACGCCGATACGGTCGCGTTCCATGCGTTCCTGCAATGGTGCGCGGCGCACGCGCTGACGGACGCGCAGCAGGCCGCGCGCCGCGCGGGCATGGCGATCGGGCTGATCGCCGATCTCGCCGTCGGCTCTGATCGCGCGGGCAGCGATGCGTGGGCGCACGGCACGACGCTGCTGCGCGGGCTGTCGCTCGGCGCGCCGCCCGACGCGTTCAATGCGGCCGGCCAGGCGTGGGGCGTGACGACCTGGACGCCGGCCGCGCTGCGCGCGAACGGCTTCGCGCCGTTCATCGAGCTGCTGCGCGCCGCGTTCGCGCACGCGGGCGGCATCCGGATCGATCACGTGCTCGGTTTCGCGCGCATGTGGGTCGTGCCGGACGGCGCGAGCGCACGCGACGGCGCGTATCTGCACTACCCGTGCGACGACCTGCTGCGGCTCGTCGCGCTGGAGGCCGCGCGGCACCGCGCGATCGCGGTCGGCGAGGATCTCGGCACCGTGCCCGACGGGTTTCGCGACCGGCTCGGCGCGCGGGGCGTCGCCGGAATGCGCGTGCTGTGGTTCGAACGCGAGCCGGACGGCGCATTCCGGCCGCCGTCGAGCTGGGACCGCGACGCACTCGCGATGACCTCGACGCACGACCTGCCGACCGTCGCCGGCTGGTGGCGCGGCATCGATCTCGGCTGGCGGCGCATCGCGGCCGAGCACGAGCAGGCGCGAGGCCGGCCCGCCGATGCCGGGCCGGAGGATCGTCACGTCGTGAGCGATACAAGCGATACGACCGATGCGAGCGATACGCGCGACGTGAACGATACAAGCGACGCGAACGACGCCGACACCGTCGAGGGCACGTATGCCGACCCCGACGCGGCCGCCGCACGCGCCGCGACACCGGACGATCTCGCCGAGCGCGATGCCGCGCGCGCCGCGCTGTGGCGCGCACTGCAGCAGGCCGGCTGCGCGCCGAACGACGCACCGCCGCCGCCGGCCGATGCGCCGCCCGTCGGCGCCGTGCTCGCGTTCGTCGCGCGCAGTGCGTCGCCGCTCGCGATCGTGCCGCTCGAGGATCTGCTCGCGCTCGACGCGCAGCCGAACCTGCCCGGGCCGCCGTGCGGCCATCCGAACTGGCGGCGGCGCCTGCCGCGCACCGTCGACGCGCTGTTCGACGCCGACACGCGCGCGCGCATCGCGGCGCTCGCCGACGCGCGCGGCACGCCGGAGCGACGCGCATGA